The Thermoplasma acidophilum DSM 1728 genome includes a window with the following:
- a CDS encoding transposase, with amino-acid sequence MKQIVVTKNAGDCYYSIFYETEGELPEKNRLSAENSVGIDLGKEKFAPLSDGRSIENPKFIQRVRKRIKRLHKQLSKKNGSKNGRKHVLKMQKKY; translated from the coding sequence GTGAAACAAATAGTCGTAACAAAAAATGCAGGAGATTGCTACTATTCGATATTCTATGAAACAGAAGGAGAATTACCAGAGAAGAACCGGTTATCGGCGGAAAACTCCGTTGGCATAGATCTTGGGAAAGAAAAGTTTGCACCGCTGTCCGATGGGAGATCGATAGAGAACCCTAAATTCATACAGAGGGTACGGAAAAGAATAAAGAGACTGCATAAACAGCTATCAAAGAAGAACGGATCGAAGAACGGAAGGAAGCATGTATTGAAGATGCAGAAGAAGTATTGA
- a CDS encoding helix-turn-helix domain-containing protein, producing MEEHYGSRRFVYNYFLEERDKYCMTHGDTEGSSLNYLDTQNMITELKKTHSWLY from the coding sequence TTGGAGGAGCACTATGGCAGCCGCAGGTTTGTTTATAATTACTTTCTTGAGGAACGTGATAAGTATTGCATGACCCATGGGGACACGGAGGGATCATCCCTGAATTATCTTGATACACAAAACATGATCACAGAACTCAAGAAAACCCATTCTTGGCTGTACTAG
- a CDS encoding transposase has product MVKILLLQQWYNFSDPQIEREIRDRISFMNFFGYPEKLPDRNTIWYFRIRLSKTGKDRLVFNEITGQIMAKRIRI; this is encoded by the coding sequence ATGGTCAAAATTCTACTATTGCAACAGTGGTACAATTTCTCAGATCCCCAAATAGAAAGAGAAATCCGAGACAGGATATCCTTCATGAATTTCTTTGGGTATCCTGAGAAGTTGCCTGATCGAAATACAATATGGTATTTCCGTATAAGATTATCAAAAACAGGAAAAGATCGCCTTGTCTTCAATGAAATAACAGGGCAGATCATGGCTAAAAGAATTCGCATCTAG